The proteins below come from a single candidate division WOR-3 bacterium genomic window:
- the fabG gene encoding 3-oxoacyl-[acyl-carrier-protein] reductase gives MLFSVKNRKVIVTGAGSGIGKAIAKVFADAGALIAVCDINEEAARITAKEIEAIGSKAVAYKVDVGDYKEVAQTVEKIVSDFDGIEVLINNAGITRDMLLLRMNEKDFDDVIRINLKGTFNFTRCALKYLLKADFGRIINIASVIGEMGNIGQANYAAAKAGIIGFTKAVAREVASRKITVNAIAPGFIKTPMTDKLPEEIKAQYLKQIPLGREGLPEEVAYLCLYLASEEASYITGQVIRLDGGMLMG, from the coding sequence ATGTTATTTAGCGTGAAGAATCGCAAGGTAATTGTCACCGGGGCCGGCTCCGGGATTGGCAAGGCGATTGCCAAGGTCTTTGCCGATGCTGGAGCACTAATTGCGGTCTGCGATATCAACGAAGAAGCAGCCCGAATTACGGCCAAAGAGATTGAGGCTATTGGTTCTAAAGCAGTGGCTTATAAGGTTGATGTTGGTGATTACAAAGAGGTCGCACAAACGGTCGAAAAAATTGTCTCGGATTTTGACGGTATCGAAGTCTTAATAAATAATGCCGGAATCACTCGTGATATGCTGCTTTTGCGCATGAATGAAAAGGACTTTGACGATGTAATTCGAATTAATCTTAAAGGCACTTTTAATTTTACCCGGTGTGCATTAAAATACCTATTGAAAGCCGACTTCGGCCGGATAATCAATATTGCTTCGGTAATTGGCGAGATGGGCAATATTGGTCAAGCTAATTATGCCGCAGCTAAAGCTGGTATTATCGGTTTTACTAAGGCAGTAGCCCGAGAAGTGGCCAGCCGAAAAATTACGGTGAATGCCATTGCCCCGGGTTTTATTAAAACCCCAATGACTGATAAACTACCCGAAGAGATCAAGGCCCAATATCTAAAACAGATACCCTTAGGCCGGGAAGGCTTGCCTGAGGAAGTCGCCTACCTTTGCCTTTATTTGGCATCTGAAGAAGCTAGCTACATAACTGGTCAGGTGATCCGATTGGACGGCGGCATGCTTATGGGTTAA
- a CDS encoding polymer-forming cytoskeletal protein: protein MLTKKANETQEKIVAILGETTNIKGDITVNGSARIDCQVEGQITVADMLIIGPKAHIKGNIDCKNAVIAGRVEGNISAQMSIELQSGAYILGDITCASLVINKNCFFEGRCHMITTEGG from the coding sequence ATGCTTACAAAAAAAGCAAACGAGACCCAAGAAAAGATCGTTGCCATTTTAGGTGAGACCACAAATATTAAAGGTGATATCACGGTAAATGGCTCAGCCCGAATCGACTGTCAAGTTGAAGGACAGATTACCGTGGCTGATATGTTAATTATTGGGCCTAAGGCCCATATCAAAGGCAATATTGATTGTAAGAATGCTGTGATTGCTGGCCGAGTTGAAGGTAATATTTCTGCCCAAATGAGCATTGAGCTCCAAAGTGGTGCCTATATCTTAGGCGATATAACTTGTGCTAGTCTGGTGATTAATAAAAATTGTTTTTTTGAAGGCCGCTGTCATATGATAACCACCGAAGGAGGTTAA
- a CDS encoding SBBP repeat-containing protein gives MERKKVCILILTIVLLASSLLASGLHRLWRDRPYEMFILQGPPDAIIDPEYFNKESRDMYVLPPDKKNLSITPPVPTGSINTAWVRRYNGPGSQMDKATAIAIDNSGNLYVTGSSESDYLTVKYNSISGDPEWIAKYSGPWPTDPDVPMAMVLDASGDIYVTGRSWDVGTKDDYATIKYNSLGQEQWAVRYNGPGNGKDVAVAIAVDASGNVYVTGYSEGGPGTGLDYVTIKYNSLGQEQWVSRYNGGNGQDVAVGIAVDASGNVYVTGYSEGLGTGPDYLTIKYNSLGQEQWVVRYNGPGNGSDEAVAIAVDNSGNVYVTGRSWDVGTEDDYATIKYNSLGQEQWVKRYAGRPISGDFAVAISVDRFGNVYITGESEGSGTSYKDCATVKYNSLGQEQWVRRYHHSGGDGGNAIVTDTLGNIYVAGHSWGGITTTKEDYLTIKYNSLGQEQWVKRYNGLGNGEDVAVGIAVDASGNVYVTGYSEGLGTGLDYVTIKYNSLGQEQWVSRYNGESNGEDVAVGIAVDASGNVYVTGYSEDLGTGKDYVTIKYNSLGVQQWIRRYGGNGEDVAVGIAVDASGNVYVTGYSEDLGTGKDYATIKYDSSGVEQWVIRYNGAGNSDDIPVGIAVDKFGNVYVTGHSNAWGTDRDYVTIKYNSSGEEEWSRRYDGPAHYWDQPLSITVDNDGNVYVAGIVADSITFLDCMTIKYNSSGEEEWNRKYDGPGHYIDGALAIAVDNAGNVYITGVSWGNDFDYLTIKYSRDGNIAGIWRQLKSIPLGPTGKSRVKAGGVLTSDTISKIYAFKGGNTQEFYVYDIAGDSWISQCTIPQGINKKRVKSGASLCYDGINKLYALKGGNTQEFWAYDIENNSWTRLKDVPLGGNNKKIKGGSGLVFATKGDSSFVFCLKGSNTGEFYAYYVHGDTWLKRKDAPLGTSGKGFDKGSCIAHNGGDTIYALKNKYNEFYAYSITTDSWITKPQMPMNSIYGSNKKVKNGASMVYHPCGIIYAFKGGNTQEFWAYNVGTNEWTVKETIPKGPTGKKKVGAGGALCYATGYIFALKGNNTLEFWQYTPVVELNDKDIGGTMAQPTAFAYAYMLYQNSPNPFKFHTAITYSIPTETKVSLMIYDASGRLVKTLVNEFKRAGIYTVIWDGTDEQERKVGQGLYFYVLKTADNTITIQRKMLFLK, from the coding sequence ATGGAAAGGAAGAAAGTGTGTATTTTAATACTTACAATTGTTTTACTCGCAAGCAGCCTGTTAGCTAGTGGCTTACATCGCCTCTGGAGAGATAGGCCATATGAAATGTTCATATTACAAGGTCCTCCTGATGCAATTATTGACCCCGAATACTTTAACAAAGAATCACGCGATATGTACGTTTTACCTCCAGATAAAAAAAACTTATCGATTACGCCTCCAGTACCTACCGGTAGTATTAATACGGCGTGGGTAAGACGATATAACGGACCTGGCAGTCAAATGGATAAGGCCACAGCTATAGCAATAGACAATTCTGGCAATCTTTATGTTACAGGATCGAGTGAATCTGACTATCTCACAGTGAAATATAACTCTATTAGCGGCGATCCAGAATGGATTGCAAAATATAGTGGTCCTTGGCCCACTGATCCTGATGTACCCATGGCAATGGTTCTTGATGCATCTGGTGATATTTATGTTACTGGTAGAAGTTGGGATGTTGGAACTAAGGATGATTATGCAACGATTAAGTATAACTCTTTAGGGCAAGAACAGTGGGCTGTAAGATATAATGGGCCGGGGAACGGTAAGGATGTAGCCGTAGCAATTGCTGTTGATGCTTCTGGTAATGTTTATGTGACTGGTTATAGTGAAGGTGGTCCGGGTACTGGGCTAGATTATGTGACGATTAAGTATAACTCTTTAGGGCAAGAACAGTGGGTTTCGCGATACAACGGAGGTAATGGGCAAGATGTAGCGGTAGGGATTGCTGTTGATGCTTCTGGTAATGTTTATGTGACTGGTTATAGTGAGGGTCTGGGTACTGGGCCAGATTATCTAACGATTAAGTATAACTCTTTAGGGCAAGAACAGTGGGTTGTAAGATATAATGGGCCGGGGAATGGAAGTGATGAGGCAGTAGCAATTGCTGTGGATAATTCGGGTAATGTTTATGTTACTGGTAGAAGTTGGGATGTTGGAACTGAGGATGATTATGCAACGATTAAGTATAACTCTTTAGGGCAAGAACAGTGGGTAAAAAGATATGCAGGAAGACCGATTAGTGGAGACTTTGCTGTAGCGATTTCAGTAGACCGTTTTGGTAATGTCTATATAACTGGAGAAAGTGAGGGATCCGGTACTTCTTATAAAGATTGTGCGACAGTTAAGTATAATTCTTTAGGGCAAGAACAATGGGTAAGAAGATATCATCATTCTGGCGGCGACGGAGGGAATGCAATTGTTACAGATACCTTAGGTAATATTTATGTGGCCGGGCATAGCTGGGGCGGTATTACTACTACAAAAGAGGATTATCTAACGATTAAGTATAACTCTTTAGGGCAAGAACAGTGGGTAAAAAGATATAATGGATTAGGTAATGGTGAAGATGTAGCGGTAGGGATTGCTGTTGATGCTTCTGGTAATGTTTATGTGACTGGTTATAGTGAAGGTCTGGGTACTGGGCTAGATTATGTGACGATTAAGTATAACTCTTTAGGGCAAGAACAGTGGGTTTCGCGATACAACGGAGAAAGTAATGGTGAGGATGTAGCGGTAGGGATTGCTGTTGATGCTTCTGGTAATGTTTATGTGACTGGTTATAGCGAGGATCTGGGTACTGGTAAAGATTATGTGACGATTAAGTATAACTCACTAGGCGTTCAACAGTGGATTAGGAGATATGGGGGTAATGGTGAGGATGTAGCGGTAGGGATTGCTGTTGATGCTTCTGGTAATGTTTATGTGACTGGTTATAGCGAGGATCTGGGTACTGGTAAGGACTACGCGACCATTAAGTATGATTCTTCGGGAGTGGAACAGTGGGTTATACGATACAATGGTGCAGGTAATAGTGACGATATTCCGGTAGGAATTGCGGTCGATAAATTTGGTAATGTGTATGTAACTGGACACAGTAATGCTTGGGGTACGGATCGTGACTATGTGACAATCAAATATAATTCTTCAGGCGAGGAAGAGTGGAGTAGAAGATATGATGGCCCAGCACATTATTGGGATCAGCCATTATCAATCACTGTGGATAACGACGGTAATGTTTATGTTGCGGGGATAGTTGCTGATTCTATTACTTTTTTGGATTGTATGACAATCAAATATAATTCTTCAGGCGAGGAAGAGTGGAATAGAAAATATGATGGCCCAGGACATTATATAGATGGCGCATTGGCAATTGCAGTTGATAATGCTGGTAATGTGTATATTACTGGTGTGAGTTGGGGTAATGATTTTGATTATTTAACAATTAAATATAGTAGAGATGGTAATATTGCCGGTATTTGGAGGCAGTTGAAAAGTATACCACTTGGCCCTACGGGTAAGAGCCGCGTAAAAGCAGGTGGAGTATTAACATCCGATACTATTTCAAAAATATATGCGTTTAAAGGGGGTAATACCCAAGAATTTTATGTGTATGATATTGCAGGTGATAGCTGGATCAGCCAGTGTACAATTCCTCAAGGGATAAATAAAAAACGAGTTAAATCCGGAGCTTCGTTATGCTACGATGGCATTAATAAACTATATGCGCTAAAAGGTGGCAATACCCAAGAGTTCTGGGCGTATGATATTGAAAATAATTCCTGGACCCGCTTGAAAGATGTGCCATTAGGTGGTAATAATAAGAAAATTAAGGGTGGGTCAGGGCTTGTGTTTGCCACAAAAGGCGACTCGAGTTTTGTTTTCTGCTTAAAAGGAAGCAACACCGGAGAATTTTACGCCTATTATGTGCATGGTGATACCTGGCTTAAAAGAAAAGACGCACCTTTAGGAACTTCGGGTAAAGGATTTGATAAAGGCTCTTGCATTGCCCATAACGGTGGTGATACTATCTATGCATTGAAAAATAAGTATAATGAATTCTATGCCTATTCGATTACTACTGACAGTTGGATAACAAAACCCCAAATGCCAATGAACAGTATTTATGGAAGCAATAAAAAGGTCAAAAATGGTGCATCAATGGTTTACCATCCCTGCGGCATTATCTATGCATTTAAAGGTGGTAATACCCAAGAGTTCTGGGCTTATAATGTGGGTACGAATGAGTGGACAGTAAAAGAGACGATACCAAAGGGGCCAACTGGAAAGAAGAAAGTTGGTGCTGGTGGTGCTTTGTGTTATGCGACGGGATATATTTTTGCTCTGAAAGGAAATAATACTTTAGAATTTTGGCAATACACCCCAGTCGTGGAATTAAATGATAAAGATATTGGTGGCACGATGGCGCAACCAACGGCATTTGCATATGCTTACATGCTTTATCAGAATTCTCCAAATCCATTCAAATTCCATACCGCGATTACTTATTCAATACCCACTGAAACAAAAGTTTCTTTAATGATTTATGATGCATCAGGACGATTAGTTAAGACATTGGTTAATGAATTTAAGCGTGCTGGAATTTATACGGTCATTTGGGATGGAACTGATGAGCAAGAGAGAAAAGTTGGACAAGGTCTCTATTTCTATGTGCTAAAGACTGCTGATAATACAATTACAATACAGAGAAAGATGCTATTTCTAAAATAA
- the purN gene encoding phosphoribosylglycinamide formyltransferase yields MKKLKLGVLVSGRGSNLQAIIDAIERNELPAQIAVVISNRPDAYALERAKKHNIPAIVIDHKCFASREEFEARLIEELNRYGVDLVCLAGFMRILSPYFVNHYKNRILNIHPALLPVAKGLYGEQVHKAVLESGAKFSGCTVHFVTEDVDGGPIIIQRVVPVKDDDTIETLAERVLAEEHRAYPEAIRLFAEGRLEIVGRRVKIK; encoded by the coding sequence ATGAAAAAACTAAAACTGGGAGTTTTAGTCTCAGGACGGGGCAGTAATCTTCAAGCAATTATCGATGCCATTGAGCGCAATGAACTCCCAGCCCAAATTGCCGTGGTCATCAGTAATCGACCTGATGCCTATGCGTTAGAACGGGCCAAAAAGCATAATATTCCGGCCATAGTCATTGACCACAAGTGCTTTGCATCGCGAGAAGAGTTTGAGGCCCGATTAATTGAAGAACTAAACCGTTATGGCGTGGATTTAGTCTGCTTGGCTGGTTTTATGCGGATTCTGTCACCATATTTTGTAAATCACTATAAAAATCGTATTTTAAACATTCATCCGGCATTACTGCCGGTAGCCAAAGGGCTTTATGGTGAGCAGGTCCATAAAGCAGTTTTAGAGTCCGGAGCCAAATTCTCCGGCTGCACCGTGCATTTTGTGACCGAAGATGTTGATGGGGGCCCAATTATTATTCAACGAGTTGTGCCTGTAAAAGATGACGATACAATCGAAACTTTGGCTGAGCGTGTATTAGCCGAAGAGCATCGAGCCTATCCGGAAGCGATCAGGCTTTTTGCCGAAGGAAGATTAGAAATTGTTGGTCGGAGGGTAAAAATAAAATGA
- a CDS encoding Gfo/Idh/MocA family oxidoreductase: protein MTEDKKAKIGIVGCGIQTQLVYLPELKKNKRAEVVALCDIDQRKLQNLVSRYNIPRHYEDFQEFICDDELNAVIIATPNYLHYPMVIAALEYDKDVLVETPMATNAQEAYEMVRLAKKRRKILLPAIYQKLRGDVQLIKSFIDNGELGKIYYSKAGWLRGRAEWAMKSWYAEKMRAGGGAFLSLGSQILDIALYLSEPERPVSIVGVTHYRLELRETPKRTQKEPVEDAAFAMLRFPGDQIFTVEVSYSVLQEKDFSYYNAFGTKGAALLNPVFINREMHGRLVNVTPKSILNQKDYIRAAYRLLVDVFVDGITLGVEMPIKPEDGLIVNQIIDAFYKSANLKKEVTIKL, encoded by the coding sequence ATGACCGAAGATAAGAAAGCCAAAATTGGTATTGTTGGTTGTGGAATTCAAACCCAACTGGTATATCTGCCAGAACTTAAGAAAAATAAAAGAGCCGAAGTCGTTGCCTTATGTGATATTGACCAAAGAAAATTACAGAACCTCGTTTCGCGCTATAATATTCCCCGACACTATGAAGATTTTCAAGAGTTTATTTGTGATGACGAGCTTAATGCTGTAATTATTGCCACGCCGAATTATCTGCATTATCCGATGGTAATTGCGGCCTTAGAGTACGATAAAGATGTGTTAGTAGAAACCCCGATGGCCACTAATGCCCAAGAGGCCTACGAGATGGTTCGATTGGCTAAAAAGAGGCGGAAAATCTTATTGCCAGCAATTTATCAAAAACTACGCGGTGATGTGCAGCTGATAAAGAGTTTTATCGACAACGGCGAGTTGGGTAAAATTTATTACAGTAAAGCCGGTTGGCTTAGGGGCCGAGCGGAATGGGCCATGAAAAGTTGGTATGCAGAAAAGATGCGAGCTGGTGGTGGTGCGTTTCTTTCTTTAGGTAGTCAAATTTTAGATATTGCCCTATATCTTTCAGAACCGGAACGGCCAGTTTCTATAGTTGGTGTTACCCATTACCGATTAGAATTGCGCGAGACCCCGAAGCGGACCCAAAAAGAGCCAGTTGAGGATGCTGCCTTTGCCATGCTCCGTTTTCCTGGAGACCAAATTTTTACTGTCGAGGTAAGTTATAGTGTTCTGCAAGAGAAAGATTTCTCCTATTATAATGCCTTTGGCACTAAAGGTGCGGCACTCCTAAATCCCGTATTCATTAACCGGGAGATGCATGGTCGTTTAGTAAATGTCACACCCAAAAGTATCCTTAACCAGAAAGATTATATTCGGGCAGCTTATCGGCTGTTAGTCGATGTTTTTGTCGACGGCATTACTCTGGGTGTTGAGATGCCGATAAAACCGGAAGATGGATTAATAGTTAACCAAATTATCGATGCCTTCTATAAGTCCGCGAACCTTAAAAAAGAGGTCACGATTAAGCTATAA
- the lnt gene encoding apolipoprotein N-acyltransferase yields the protein MPSISPRTLKKRSRLSYKYVYYPEEEERYARWLVVLLLIVFGFLLSLSFAPYSARFFAYISFLPLFFVIGFETSYRRVFLYGFLFGLVFFFFHLWWLYFLIVPVAKLTKILLYLGITMLLAYLALYVAVFSWITKFLGLIWAPFIWAVLEFLRTKSEIGFPWGLLGASQTPYVPIIQMAAILGVYGLSSWVILVNLLFYYLIITKKRLFLLISLILLFLVPLGYGFFRIKKNNYLFQVALVQPNVHPNEKGGWASRKRLTEELIFLTEKAAQERPKLIVLPETATLTDITKDSALAFKFQNIANQSGAYIFTGTPIFVPYCEVYYNGAVLFEPKISYSDSQYCPTPPVFSPIYRKIHLVPFSERIPYIDKIPVLKHLETQDMGSCSPGNEYTIFELKDSLTPNSRFATLICFEAIFPDLTRNFVCRGAQFLVNITNDGWFGNTPGPYQHCELGILRSVENGVALLRCANNGISLIADPYGRVLKKTSLFTMKILLGKVPAPLLNTIYRQYGDRFILVSDLLLLISLSVNIIKRLRKNL from the coding sequence ATGCCTTCTATAAGTCCGCGAACCTTAAAAAAGAGGTCACGATTAAGCTATAAGTACGTCTATTATCCGGAAGAGGAAGAACGGTATGCTAGGTGGTTAGTGGTTTTGTTGCTTATCGTTTTTGGTTTTCTTTTGAGTTTAAGCTTTGCCCCCTATAGTGCTCGGTTTTTTGCTTATATTAGTTTTCTGCCACTATTTTTTGTGATTGGGTTTGAGACTTCCTATCGGCGAGTTTTTTTATACGGATTTTTATTTGGTCTGGTCTTCTTCTTCTTTCATTTATGGTGGCTTTATTTTCTTATCGTGCCCGTAGCCAAGCTTACCAAGATTTTATTGTATTTAGGAATCACCATGCTTTTGGCCTATTTAGCCCTGTATGTTGCCGTCTTTTCCTGGATTACAAAATTTTTAGGGCTCATTTGGGCACCTTTTATTTGGGCCGTATTAGAGTTTTTGCGCACCAAGTCCGAAATCGGATTTCCCTGGGGACTTTTAGGCGCCTCCCAAACACCCTATGTCCCGATTATCCAGATGGCAGCAATTTTGGGCGTATATGGGCTTTCCAGCTGGGTTATTCTTGTGAATCTGCTGTTTTACTATCTGATAATCACAAAAAAACGGCTTTTTTTATTGATTAGTTTAATCTTACTCTTTCTTGTGCCACTCGGTTATGGTTTTTTCCGCATAAAGAAAAATAATTATCTTTTTCAGGTTGCCCTGGTGCAACCGAATGTTCATCCTAACGAGAAAGGGGGTTGGGCATCAAGAAAAAGGCTAACTGAGGAACTAATATTTCTTACCGAAAAAGCCGCTCAAGAACGACCGAAATTGATTGTTCTCCCCGAGACTGCGACCTTAACCGATATTACTAAAGACTCTGCACTTGCTTTTAAGTTTCAAAATATTGCCAACCAATCTGGTGCCTATATTTTTACCGGCACGCCAATTTTTGTACCTTATTGTGAAGTGTATTATAACGGCGCGGTACTTTTTGAGCCTAAGATCAGCTATTCAGATAGCCAATATTGCCCTACGCCACCAGTATTTAGCCCGATTTACCGAAAAATTCATCTTGTGCCTTTTTCGGAACGAATTCCGTATATTGATAAGATCCCGGTTTTGAAGCATTTAGAAACTCAGGATATGGGCAGTTGTAGTCCAGGTAACGAATATACTATTTTTGAGCTTAAAGACAGTTTAACTCCTAATAGTAGATTTGCAACGCTAATATGCTTTGAAGCAATCTTTCCGGACCTTACAAGGAACTTTGTGTGTCGGGGTGCACAATTTCTAGTTAATATCACCAACGATGGTTGGTTTGGCAATACCCCGGGTCCTTATCAGCATTGCGAGTTAGGAATTTTGCGCAGTGTGGAAAACGGTGTGGCCCTACTCAGATGCGCCAATAATGGTATCTCATTAATCGCCGATCCCTATGGTCGAGTGCTTAAGAAGACCTCACTTTTTACAATGAAGATTCTTTTAGGCAAAGTTCCAGCACCGCTTCTCAATACAATATATCGCCAGTATGGCGATAGATTTATTTTAGTCAGTGACTTGCTTTTGCTTATCAGCCTAAGCGTAAATATAATAAAACGGCTTAGAAAAAACCTTTAG
- the accD gene encoding acetyl-CoA carboxylase, carboxyltransferase subunit beta has translation MKENTRASKMEIPKGLWLRCDGCGEILYRKSLEQNLFVCTRCGYHFRISATKYIELILDENSFKECDKNFIAGNPLNFPNYKEKLEEAQKKTGYKEAFLYGQGRINNIQVIFGAMDFNFMGGSMGSVVGEKVARAIRKAYTERHPLIIVATSGGARMQEGIFSLMQLAKTAAELALLASARVPYIVVVTNPTMAGVMASYASLGDIIIAEPKALLGFAGARVIEGTIGEKLPEGFQTAEFLLAHGFVDLVVPRRQLRPTISKILEIIWENSKSEPPKEEKSNYTIEEQT, from the coding sequence ATGAAAGAAAATACCCGGGCGTCTAAGATGGAGATACCTAAAGGACTGTGGCTACGCTGCGATGGTTGTGGCGAGATTTTATATCGGAAATCCTTAGAACAGAACCTATTTGTCTGTACACGCTGCGGTTATCATTTTCGCATTAGTGCTACCAAATATATTGAGCTTATTTTAGATGAAAACAGCTTTAAAGAATGCGACAAAAATTTTATCGCCGGTAATCCTTTAAATTTCCCAAATTACAAAGAAAAGCTCGAGGAGGCTCAGAAAAAGACTGGCTACAAGGAAGCCTTTTTGTATGGTCAGGGTCGAATCAATAACATTCAAGTAATCTTTGGGGCAATGGACTTTAACTTTATGGGCGGTAGTATGGGATCAGTGGTTGGCGAAAAGGTTGCCCGGGCTATTCGAAAAGCTTATACCGAACGGCACCCGCTAATAATCGTTGCTACCTCGGGTGGAGCTCGAATGCAAGAGGGAATTTTCTCGCTAATGCAATTAGCCAAAACTGCAGCTGAACTGGCACTGCTGGCTTCAGCCAGGGTTCCCTATATAGTGGTTGTTACTAATCCTACCATGGCCGGAGTTATGGCCTCGTATGCCTCCTTAGGGGATATAATTATTGCCGAGCCAAAAGCTCTATTAGGTTTCGCTGGGGCTCGGGTTATTGAAGGCACCATAGGGGAAAAGCTACCTGAGGGTTTTCAAACTGCGGAATTTTTACTAGCCCACGGGTTTGTCGATCTGGTGGTGCCGCGTAGGCAGCTTCGCCCAACAATCAGTAAAATTTTAGAAATTATTTGGGAAAATAGTAAATCTGAACCCCCTAAGGAAGAAAAATCAAACTACACAATCGAAGAACAGACATGA
- the ugpC gene encoding sn-glycerol-3-phosphate ABC transporter ATP-binding protein UgpC, producing the protein MSRVYLENVTKIFDKKIAAVKELTLEVSDGSFFVLVGPSGCGKSTVLRIIAGLEEVTSGKVYIGERVVNEIPPKDRDVAMVFQNYALYPHMTAFDNMAFGLKLRGVPKDEIQRRVLEAARILNIEHLLSRKPKELSGGERQRVAVGRAIVRKPRVFLFDEPLSNIDAKLRVQMRAELSALHERLKTTTLYVTHDQTEAMTLGERIGVMKDGKLLQVDTAMKLYREPKNKFVASFIGSPAINFLDGYLKPEPELCFVGEGVTIPIPAQYKERLKNYINKEITLGIRPEDVVLVTQPDEVGFYFPAKLTVLEPMGNETIAYLTLNTGKRIVARLHSYFWGERGKFYNFTFTLDKLHFFDKNTEERI; encoded by the coding sequence ATGAGTCGCGTTTACTTAGAAAATGTTACGAAGATTTTTGACAAAAAAATAGCTGCCGTAAAAGAGCTGACGCTTGAGGTCAGCGACGGCAGTTTTTTTGTATTAGTCGGACCATCCGGCTGCGGTAAATCAACAGTTTTGCGGATTATTGCTGGATTAGAAGAAGTCACAAGTGGTAAAGTTTATATCGGTGAACGCGTAGTTAACGAGATTCCACCTAAAGACCGAGATGTTGCAATGGTGTTTCAGAATTATGCGCTATATCCGCATATGACCGCGTTTGATAATATGGCTTTTGGACTAAAATTACGAGGCGTGCCAAAGGATGAGATTCAGCGTCGGGTACTAGAGGCTGCGCGTATCTTAAATATTGAACATCTACTTTCTCGCAAACCTAAGGAACTATCTGGGGGCGAACGCCAAAGGGTTGCTGTGGGCCGAGCGATTGTCCGTAAACCTCGGGTGTTTTTATTCGATGAGCCTCTATCCAATATTGATGCCAAATTGCGAGTTCAGATGCGTGCTGAACTGTCCGCACTTCATGAACGGCTTAAAACTACCACCTTATATGTTACCCATGACCAGACCGAAGCGATGACCTTAGGTGAGCGGATCGGCGTAATGAAGGACGGAAAACTTCTGCAAGTTGATACCGCAATGAAACTATATCGTGAACCGAAAAATAAATTTGTGGCCAGTTTTATTGGTAGTCCGGCAATCAATTTTCTTGACGGCTATTTAAAACCCGAACCTGAGTTATGTTTTGTGGGTGAAGGGGTTACCATTCCAATACCGGCTCAATATAAAGAAAGACTTAAAAATTATATAAATAAAGAAATTACTCTGGGAATTCGTCCCGAAGATGTGGTTTTAGTGACCCAACCCGACGAAGTCGGTTTTTATTTCCCAGCCAAGCTTACAGTGCTTGAGCCAATGGGTAACGAAACGATTGCTTATTTAACTCTAAATACCGGTAAACGAATTGTGGCACGGCTTCATAGTTATTTTTGGGGCGAGCGGGGTAAGTTCTATAATTTTACTTTTACCCTTGACAAACTACATTTTTTCGATAAAAATACTGAAGAACGAATTTAA
- a CDS encoding LiaF domain-containing protein: protein MKMGHFCNALFWGTVIIIVGLLIILNAALGIKLPIFRILLGVLFLYLGIKIIVGISGRRTYCQRVKIYKEVTKDTKEYSIVFSNQKLDFSQLKPQAGRTDIEVNVAFGGAEIKIDPAQPVKIKASVAFGAANFPDGTTTGFGEYTYMTPSYQEGTTLDYLYIKLNTAFGNATITTE from the coding sequence ATGAAAATGGGACACTTTTGCAATGCGTTATTTTGGGGCACAGTTATAATTATTGTTGGATTGCTAATAATACTTAATGCCGCATTAGGTATAAAACTGCCGATCTTTCGAATTCTTTTAGGGGTCTTATTTTTATATCTTGGGATAAAAATTATTGTTGGCATCTCAGGCCGTCGGACATATTGTCAGCGGGTTAAAATATATAAAGAGGTTACTAAAGATACCAAGGAATATAGTATTGTATTTTCTAACCAAAAGCTGGATTTTTCTCAGCTTAAGCCTCAGGCTGGAAGAACCGATATTGAGGTTAATGTGGCATTCGGCGGAGCCGAGATAAAGATCGACCCAGCACAACCAGTAAAAATTAAAGCCAGTGTTGCTTTTGGTGCCGCTAATTTCCCTGATGGGACCACCACCGGATTTGGAGAATATACCTATATGACCCCAAGTTATCAGGAAGGCACAACTTTAGACTATCTCTATATTAAGCTCAATACCGCCTTTGGAAACGCCACAATAACTACCGAGTAA